One window from the genome of Dermacentor silvarum isolate Dsil-2018 chromosome 5, BIME_Dsil_1.4, whole genome shotgun sequence encodes:
- the LOC125945800 gene encoding uncharacterized protein LOC125945800 — MHIRGLVSVTMKGRWTVPLSSEKVDFFSRCLSDPSDNSFGSYTEVCPATSFEQGHKNSVQLTYSGQHCAMITYNPGTHRAFVYDNEEGLAVKLCSAKADDPELKFGIAAFDIDYDDYDNKCASLNKYDRNSRLKQLKMVVDYFRSQSNHAFKEEACRVFGQ, encoded by the exons ATGCACATCAGAGGTCTCGTGTCGGTCACCATGAAAGGTCGTTGGACGGTGCCACTGTCCAGCGAAAAAGTGGACTTCTTCTCACGCTGTCTATCTGATCCAAGCGACAACTCCTTCGGCAGCTACACCGAG GTGTGCCCGGCGACAAGCTTCGAGCAAGGTCACAAGAACAGCGTTCAGTTAACTTACTCGGGCCAGCATTGCGCCATGATCACCTACAACCCGGGCACCCACCGCGCGTTCGTCTACGACAACGAGGAGGGACTAGCTGTCAAG CTTTGCAGCGCTAAAGCCGACGACCCCGAGTTGAAGTTCGGCATCGCCGCCTTCGACATcgactacgacgactacgacaACAAATGTGCATCCCTGAACAAGTACGACAGGAACAGCCGTTTGAAGCAGCTGAAGATGGTAGTGGACTATTTCAGGAGCCAAAGTAACCACGCTTTTAAAGAAGAAGCCTGCAGAGTCTTCGGACAGTAA